The region CAGCACCGTACGGGTACGTAACTTGCCTTACGATACGCAGAAGTGGTATAACGTCGGCACCACCGACGAAGGCGCTCCGGTGTCGTTCGGCAGTTCCTTTGCTATCCGTAGACTGAGATCGTATATGGGGCGGGTGAACTATTCGTTCAAAAACCGGTACCTGCTGACGGCCTCTGCCCGGTACGACGGCTCGTCGGTACTGCCTTCCGGTAACAAGTGGGATGTATTTCCCTCCCTGGCCCTAGCGTGGAAAATGCAGGAAGAAGCTTTTCTGCGCAATGTCGATTTTGTGAACGAGCTGAAACTGCGCCTGGGGTACGGGACGGTGGGGCAGTCGAGTATTGCACCTTATCAGACCGGCGGCACACTGGAGCGGTCCATTTACCTCTGGAACGAAACGGCCGCCTACGGGTACGTACCCGCCACGATCCGGACCCCGGGTCTGAGGTGGGAAAGATCCACCACCACGAACGTAGGGCTGGACTTCGGATTGTTCAACAACCGTCTTTTCGGGACGGTGGAAGTCTATCGAATCAATACCAACAACCTGCTGCTGCCCCGCTCCATTCCCGAGGTGTCGGGCTTTCCCAGCGTGCTGCAAAACATCGGCGCTACCCGCAACACCGGCCTGGAGCTGTCGCTTTCGTCGGTCAACCTGCGGACGCTGGATGACTTTACCTGGGAGACAGACGTGATTTTTACCACCAACAAAGAAGAGATCGTGAGGCTGTCGTCGGGTGCGCAGGACGACATCGGGAACCTCTGGTTCATCGGGCAACCCATCAACCAGGACACCCGCAACCCTACCGTATACTACGACTATCAGTTCGACGGCGTCTGGCAGATCGGGCAGGAAGACGAAGCCGCGCTCTACAACAGCGTGCCGGGCGACATTCGGGTGGCGGACATCAACGGCGATACGACCATCGATGCCAACGACCGGGTCGTGATCGGTTCCAACCGCCCCAAGTGGTCGGGCAGCATCAACAACCGGTTCCGCTACAAAGGCTTCGAACTGTCGTTCATGCTCTACGCCCGCATCGGGCAGATGATCAGCAACAACGCCTACCGCATGGGGCTAGGCGGTCGCTACCAGTCGCTCGACCTCGACTACTGGACGCCCACCAATCCCACGAACGAATTTCCGCGCCCCATCGGCGACGTCGACATTCAAACTTACGGAACGGCCCTGCGCTACCGCAACGGCTCGTTCATGAAAGTGCGCAACATCTCGCTGACCTATGCGCTGCCCGCCAGCGTGGTGACGGCCCTGCGGGGCAGCAGCATCTCGGTCTACGCGAACTACGTGAACCCGCTGCTGTTCGTCTTCGACGGCTACAAGGCCGGTGATCCGGAGGTTACCAACCCGACCGACGCGACCCCGAGTGTGAAGAGTCTCATCTTCGGCGTTCGTGCCAGCTTCTGATGTTCCATCCCCATTTCGCATCCTTATGTTCAAGATAAAATTACTCCCTGTTGCTACCCTGCTGCTGTTCAGCGTCACGTCCTGTAAGGATTACCTGGAAGAAGAACTGGTCGGCACGCTCACGTACGATTATTACAACACCGAGCAAGGCCTCGAAGACCTCGTGGAAGGTTCGTACGAAGGCGTGCGCTTCAAGTACCAGTACGAGCAGGCCTACTGCCTCTATAACTTCGGTGTGGACGAGTTTACCAACGCCGACCAGATCAACTTCAACTACTGGAACACGTACGACTCGCGTCTGAACGCCCTGCCGCCCGACGCGTACCTCGCCGATTTGTGGGGCACGTACTACAACAACATCAACCGCTGTAACCTGGGCATCTCGCGCCTGGCCGACTTCGAGGGCGGCATCCAGCTCGCTACGGAAGCGCAGAAAAACCAGCGCATCGGCGAGTTGCGGTTCCTGCGCGGCTTCTACTATTTCGGGCTGGTGCAGCAGTTCGGGGCGGTGCCGCTCACCCTGGAACCCAGCGAAGGCGTGGAACTGGAATTTCCGCGCACGCCGGTGCCCGACGTGTACCGCGCCATCATCAACGACCTGCGTTTTGCGTCCGAGCACCTGTCGGTGAACGAACCCGACGGCCAGTTCGGGCGGGCGACCAAAGGGGCCGCCGACCATTTTCTGGCGAAAGTTTACCTGACGCGCGGCAGTGCCGTGACGCAAGACCGGGGACAGCAGGCCACCGACATGGACAGCGCTGCCTACTACGCCGATCAGGTGATCAACTCGGGCAAGTACGCGCTTCTGCCCGATTACGGCACGCTGTGGGACCTGTCCAGCTATTCGGCCAACGTGGCGGCCCAAACCAGCAGCGAGATCATTTTCTCGGCACAATGGAACAACGATCCGCTATTTTCGGGGCGCTTCGGCAACCAGACGCACCTCTACTTCATTATGGCCTACGACCAGTTGCCGGGCATGAACCGGGACATTGAGAACGGGCGTCCGTTCCGCCGGGCGATGATGACCGACTACGCGATGGATATCTACGACCGGAAGAACGACTCGCGGTTCTACAAGAGCCTGATCACGACCTACTACGCCAACGACGGGGGCGACGAGTCGATTCCGAAGTGGACCGCCCTGACCGCGCCTGACCCGTCGCTGATCGGGCAGCCCAAGTTTGCCCAGGGCGACACCGCCGTGCGAATCATCGTCAACGACGAAGCCACCGACCTGACGGCCGCCGACCTGGCAAAAATGCCGTACTCGGTGTTTGCGCGGTATTACCGGGACAGCACCGGGACGCTGGTATCGGATTTTTCGCCGACCGGTACGCTGGCACAGCGGAAGTTTTTCCCCACCCTGAAGAAGTACGTGGACCCGTTCCGTGCCACCATCTCGCAGCAGCAGGGCACAAAAGACGGCATCCTGGCCCGGTTTGCGGAGACGTATCTGATTGCCGCCGAGGCCTACGGACGGATGGGCAACTACGCGCAGGCCGTGGAATACGTAAACGTGTTGCGGCAGCGGGCGGCCTACAAAGAGGGCGAGCAGAAGCCGCCGCAGTTTTACCTGGAAGAGGGGGGGGATTTATCGGAACTCACGTCGAGCACCGAAGATGCCCTGCTGGTGACGGAAGACAAGTTCATGACCGACGATCCGGCCGAACTGTATCCACCCAACGTCACTTCGACGCAGGATCGGTTCATCCACTTTATGTTGAACGAGCGCACCCGCGAAATGCTCGGGGAACTGCACCGCTGGGAAGACCTGGCCCGCACGGAAACGCTGCTGGTGCGCGCGCCTTACTTTAATCCGGACGCCAGCGGCATCCAGGAGAAACACCGGCTGCGCCCCATCCCGCAGCAGCACATCGAACGGTTGTTCCAGGACGGCAACCCCCTCACCGCCGAAGAGCGGGCGGCCTACCAGAATCCGGGCTATTGAGTTCCGCTGTCGGGCTTTCCGGGGCCGACTCAAGAGGGGGCGAGGGCGCTGCGCTACTCCGTAAATTTCCTCAGCGCTTAGTGAGTTAAGCAACGCGGTCTGTCTAAGTCAAAGGCAGACCGCTTTTCTATTGTATGCATTCCCGATTATTCCTCCTCCGCGTTACGTGTATTGCTTTACTACTCAGCACATTCGGTTGGCTGAGGTGTACCCCGATTGCCTCCGATGAGCCCGAGAATGTGCTTTCCCTGGCGGGAGCGTGGCGCTTCCGGATCGATTCGCTCGACGAAGGAATGGACCGGCAATGGTTCGCCCAAACGCTGCCCGAAACGGTACAACTGCCCGGCTCGATGCAGGAAAACGGCAAAGGCAACGACGTAACCCTGGCGACGCAGTGGACCGGCAGCATCTACGACAGCTCGTGGTACTTCAATCCGCGGATGGAAAAGTACCGCCAGCCCGACTACCTCAAGTTTCCGTTCTGGCTCACGCCCGTCAACTACTACGTGGGGCCGGCGTGGTACCAGAAACAGGTCACCGTGCCGGACCACTGGCAGGGCCAGCACCTTACGCTCCTGCTGGAACGGGCGCACATCGGGACGCACCTCTGGGTCGACAGCACCGACGTCGGCACGCAGAACAGCCTGGTGGCACCGCACGTCTACGACCTCACCGACTACCTGACCCCCGGAACACATACGCTAACGATCCGCGTCGACAACCGGCAAAGCGTGATGAACGTCGGACCCGACTCGCACAGCATCACCGACCACACGCAAGGCAACTGGAACGGACTGGTCGGACGGCTGGAACTCCGGGCTCGCGCGCCCGTCTGGCTCGACAGCCTCCAGGTGTATCCGGACCTCACCCACAAAAAAGCCCGCCTGACGCTGAAAATCCGCAACGCAACCGGACAACCCGCTACGGGGACGGTCCGCGTAGTGGCCCAGAGCTTCAACGTGGCGCAGTCGCACACCCCTGATCCGGTAACGGTCGATTTCCAGACGCAGGGCGAAACCACCGACCTGACCCTCGACCTGCCGATGGGCGACAGCCTCCTGACGTGGGACGAATTCAGCCCCGCCCTGTATCGCCTGACGGCCGAATTGACCACCGACGCCGGGCAGCGCGACCAGCAGCAGACCCAGTTCGGAATGCGGGAGTTTACCACGAACGGCACGCGTTTTTACGTGAACGGCCGGGAAACCTTTCTGCGCGGTACGGTCGAAAACGCCACCTTTCCGCTGACCGGTTACGTGCCGATGGACGTGGCGGCGTGGGAGCGGGTGTTCCGGATCTGTAAAGAATACGGTCTCAACCACATGCGCTACCACTCGTACTGTCCGCCCGAAGCTGCGTTTCAGGCCGCCGACCGGGTGGGCATCTACCTGCAGCCCGAAGGGCCGAGCTGGGCCAACCACGGCTCCTCGCTGGGCGACGGTCGCCCGGTCGATCTGTACATTTACGACGAAACCAACCGCATGGGGCAGTGGTACGGCAACTATGCTTCGTTCTGCATGATGGCCTACGGCAACGAGCCGCGCGGCGGGCACCAGGCCGACTACCTCGGCGACTTTGTCGAGTACTGGGAGGCCAAAGACCCGCGCCGGAAATACACCGGAGCTTCGGTCGGGATGAGCTGGCCGCTGGTGCCGCAAAACGAGTTCATGGTGAAGTCGGGGCCGCGTGGCCTGGCGTGGGACCAACGCCCCGAAACCGAGTCGGACTACCGGGAGCGGATTCAGGATTTCGACGTGCCGTACGTGGCGCACGAGATGGGGCAGTACTGCGTCTACCCGAACTTTAAGGAGATGCGCAAGTACACCGGCGTGTACCAACCCAACAACTTCGAGCTGTTTCAGGAAGACCTCGCCGATCACCACATGGCCGACCAGGCCGACGACTTTCTGATGGCCTCCGGCCGCTTGCAGGTGCTGTGCTACAAACACGAAATCGAAAAGTCGCTGCGGACGCCCGGTGCGGCGGGTTTCCAGCTGCTGTCGCTGAATGATTACCCCGGGCAGGGCACCGCGCTGGTGGGCATGCTCGACGTTTTCTGGGACGAGAAAGGCTACTTCGATGCGGAGCAGATGCGACAGTTTTGCAACACCACCGTCCCGCTGATCCGCGTGCCCACGTTTGTCTACCAGAACGACGAAACCCTGACCGCCGCCGTGGAAGTAGCGCATTTCGGTCCCGCCCCGCTCCGGCAGGCCCGCCCCGAATGGCGGTTGCTCGGCGTCGACGGAAGCGTGGTGGCCGGAGGGATACTCAACCAACAGGACATTCCGATCGGGAGCAATACTTCGCTGGGTACGGTCGAGTTTCCGCTTGCTTCTCTGACCGAACCTACGAAACTACATCTAGAAGTGACGCTGGCGGGCACCGCGTTCCAGAACGGCTGGGACTTCTGGGTGTACCCCGCCCAAACGGAAGCCGCCCCGGAAGGGGTGTACATCACGACGCAACTGGACGCCCGCGCCGAACAAATCCTGCAACAGGGCGGCAACGTCTTCCTGGATGCCTCGGGAAAAATCACGAAGGGCAAAGAAGTCGTGCAGCATTTCCGGCCCGTGTTCTGGAACACCTCCTGGTTCAAGATGCGTCCGCCCCACACGCTCGGCATCCTCGTCGATGCCGACCATCCGGCCTTTGCCGCATTCCCGACCGAGGCGCACAGCGATTTGCAGTGGTGGTCGATTCTGGAGCGGCAACAGGTCATGCACCTCGAAGACTTTCCGCCCGACTTCCGGCCGCTCGTGCAGCCCATCGACACGTGGTTCCTGAACCGGCGGCTGGCCTCTGTGCTCGAAGCGCGGGTTGGCGCGGGGAAGTTGCTGATGACCAGCAGCGACCTGACCTCTGACCTGGCCAACCGTCCGGCGGCGCGGCAACTGCGGCAGAGTCTGCTGGCCTACATGGCGAGCGAGGAGTTCTCGCCCCAAGCAACGATTCCGCTGGCCACGATCCGGGCGCTGCTGACCGAGGAGTCGCGCGAGCAGTTCGATCCGTATACCCTGCAAAGCCCCGACGAACTGCAACCGAATCTGCACAAACCCACCAATTAAGATGATGGATGCGCGCTGCCCGCGTGAGGCGACGGGCCAACAGAAGAACGTCTCCCCGGGGAAGACGAACGGCGTGCGCAGGCAACTCTTCGGCTGGATGGGCGGGCTGCTCCTGATGGGGAGCCACGGACTCCATGCCCAAACGCCCCCGGAAGCACCCCTGCAGAGCACGTCTACCTTTACGGAAGCCGTTTTCCCGCTGGTCCACCGGTCGCAGGCCAGTCCGGTGTGGTGGGATGCGCAGGACGCCCCCGTCGTCGGGATTGCCGCACATGCCCTCGCCGACGACATCACGCGCCTCACCGGCCAGACGCCCGCCTTCGACAGCGTCGGCCGTGGCACGACCGACGCTCGCTTTCCGGTCATTGTCGGAACCCTGGGATCGTCTGCACTCATCAACCGACTTGTTGATCACCAGAAGCTCAACCTCACCCGAATCGCAGGACAATGGGAAAGTTACGTGCTGGCGGTGGTGCAGGAACCGATGGCCGGGGTCGAGAAAGCGCTGGTGATTGCCGGTAGCGACCCCAGGGGCACGGCCTTTGGCGTATTTGAAGTGAGTCGGCGGCTGGGCGTTTCTCCCTGGTACTGGTGGGCCGACGTCACCCCCCGGCCGCAGACGAACCTTTACCTGACTCCGGGGACGCTCACACAGGGACCTCCGTCTGTGAAATACCGGGGCATTTTTCTAAACGACGAAGACTGGGGACTACAGCCCTGGGCGGCGCAGACGTACGAGCCGGAGACCGGTGACATCGGTCCCAAGACCTACGCCCGGATGTTCGAACTCCTGCTCCGGTTGAAAGCCAACTTCCTCTGGCCCGCCATGCACCCGAGCACCCGCGCATTTTTTCATTACCCGGGCAATCCGCAAACCGCCGCTGCCTACGCCATCGTGGTGGGTACTTCGCACGCCGAGCCGATGCTACGCAACAACGTTGACGAGTGGGA is a window of Catalinimonas alkaloidigena DNA encoding:
- a CDS encoding RagB/SusD family nutrient uptake outer membrane protein, with protein sequence MFKIKLLPVATLLLFSVTSCKDYLEEELVGTLTYDYYNTEQGLEDLVEGSYEGVRFKYQYEQAYCLYNFGVDEFTNADQINFNYWNTYDSRLNALPPDAYLADLWGTYYNNINRCNLGISRLADFEGGIQLATEAQKNQRIGELRFLRGFYYFGLVQQFGAVPLTLEPSEGVELEFPRTPVPDVYRAIINDLRFASEHLSVNEPDGQFGRATKGAADHFLAKVYLTRGSAVTQDRGQQATDMDSAAYYADQVINSGKYALLPDYGTLWDLSSYSANVAAQTSSEIIFSAQWNNDPLFSGRFGNQTHLYFIMAYDQLPGMNRDIENGRPFRRAMMTDYAMDIYDRKNDSRFYKSLITTYYANDGGDESIPKWTALTAPDPSLIGQPKFAQGDTAVRIIVNDEATDLTAADLAKMPYSVFARYYRDSTGTLVSDFSPTGTLAQRKFFPTLKKYVDPFRATISQQQGTKDGILARFAETYLIAAEAYGRMGNYAQAVEYVNVLRQRAAYKEGEQKPPQFYLEEGGDLSELTSSTEDALLVTEDKFMTDDPAELYPPNVTSTQDRFIHFMLNERTREMLGELHRWEDLARTETLLVRAPYFNPDASGIQEKHRLRPIPQQHIERLFQDGNPLTAEERAAYQNPGY
- a CDS encoding sugar-binding domain-containing protein; the protein is MHSRLFLLRVTCIALLLSTFGWLRCTPIASDEPENVLSLAGAWRFRIDSLDEGMDRQWFAQTLPETVQLPGSMQENGKGNDVTLATQWTGSIYDSSWYFNPRMEKYRQPDYLKFPFWLTPVNYYVGPAWYQKQVTVPDHWQGQHLTLLLERAHIGTHLWVDSTDVGTQNSLVAPHVYDLTDYLTPGTHTLTIRVDNRQSVMNVGPDSHSITDHTQGNWNGLVGRLELRARAPVWLDSLQVYPDLTHKKARLTLKIRNATGQPATGTVRVVAQSFNVAQSHTPDPVTVDFQTQGETTDLTLDLPMGDSLLTWDEFSPALYRLTAELTTDAGQRDQQQTQFGMREFTTNGTRFYVNGRETFLRGTVENATFPLTGYVPMDVAAWERVFRICKEYGLNHMRYHSYCPPEAAFQAADRVGIYLQPEGPSWANHGSSLGDGRPVDLYIYDETNRMGQWYGNYASFCMMAYGNEPRGGHQADYLGDFVEYWEAKDPRRKYTGASVGMSWPLVPQNEFMVKSGPRGLAWDQRPETESDYRERIQDFDVPYVAHEMGQYCVYPNFKEMRKYTGVYQPNNFELFQEDLADHHMADQADDFLMASGRLQVLCYKHEIEKSLRTPGAAGFQLLSLNDYPGQGTALVGMLDVFWDEKGYFDAEQMRQFCNTTVPLIRVPTFVYQNDETLTAAVEVAHFGPAPLRQARPEWRLLGVDGSVVAGGILNQQDIPIGSNTSLGTVEFPLASLTEPTKLHLEVTLAGTAFQNGWDFWVYPAQTEAAPEGVYITTQLDARAEQILQQGGNVFLDASGKITKGKEVVQHFRPVFWNTSWFKMRPPHTLGILVDADHPAFAAFPTEAHSDLQWWSILERQQVMHLEDFPPDFRPLVQPIDTWFLNRRLASVLEARVGAGKLLMTSSDLTSDLANRPAARQLRQSLLAYMASEEFSPQATIPLATIRALLTEESREQFDPYTLQSPDELQPNLHKPTN